In one Streptomyces marincola genomic region, the following are encoded:
- a CDS encoding P-loop NTPase fold protein — MTFQVPPGTAHFVDRATEQAAVLAAVADRPERTGPLRVGLNGLAGVGKTELAFRLARTLRDRYPDGVLFVDLDDLRQDGTVDLSDALGELLRALDVAPDWLERSFKARCRQYWTRTDGKRLVVIVDNARFGAEVVPLLPASDASLVIAVSHGPLHDIDGGLTADLALSPFADADAAELLRSVVDDPRLTAEPDAATGIVRLCSGLPAAVHVAGRWLRRHRRRPLARLLTDLGTELHERGLPVVERVWDAAYRELGEDAARLYRLLGQAPGRSFTAETATALLGRGRDAADDALEELEAAGLLDGRRERMRMPDLLRAHAARCAARTGDDGGERERTEALRRCVRWFLRQAQRADLAAAGPRLTLAPEAPELPGAPDVEFGPGAPGAGGPPADPKGSGHRWLEAERHTLHACVRLAHRLGLDAEAWALCEPLWTHFLDHPRHAEAIETFRVGVLAASRAEDLPALVRMRCQLARPLWEHGGHEAAERELAAAAVAADALGASERDRKLAASTREFRGMLHAARGRWEAAAADYEEARRLHAGIPNPYGVLLLTYRLGEAVAALGDLPRAVALLTEAHSAARDMGRERMTARTGFALGTALAGLGRAAEAHALYTAALASARRRGSGHDEARVLDALAHLAENAGRPAEAHEHREAARAVRVRHGALTPQD, encoded by the coding sequence ATGACCTTTCAGGTTCCGCCCGGGACCGCCCACTTCGTCGACCGCGCCACGGAGCAGGCGGCCGTGCTCGCGGCCGTGGCGGACCGGCCGGAACGGACCGGGCCGCTGCGCGTCGGGCTCAACGGACTCGCCGGCGTGGGCAAGACGGAGCTCGCCTTCCGCCTCGCCCGCACGCTGCGCGACCGATACCCCGACGGCGTTCTGTTCGTCGACCTCGACGACCTGCGCCAGGACGGGACGGTCGACCTGTCCGACGCGCTCGGCGAGCTGCTCCGCGCCCTGGACGTGGCGCCCGACTGGCTCGAACGCTCCTTCAAGGCCCGGTGCCGGCAGTACTGGACGCGGACGGACGGCAAACGCCTCGTCGTCATCGTGGACAACGCCAGGTTCGGCGCCGAGGTGGTGCCCCTGCTGCCCGCCTCGGACGCGAGCCTGGTCATCGCCGTCAGCCACGGCCCGCTCCACGACATCGACGGCGGCCTCACCGCGGACCTCGCGCTGTCCCCGTTCGCCGACGCCGACGCGGCAGAACTGCTGCGCAGCGTGGTCGACGACCCGCGGCTGACCGCGGAACCCGACGCCGCCACCGGCATCGTGCGCCTGTGCTCCGGCCTGCCGGCCGCCGTGCACGTGGCGGGGCGCTGGCTCCGCAGGCACCGCCGCCGCCCCCTGGCCCGCCTGCTCACCGACCTCGGCACCGAACTGCACGAACGGGGGCTGCCCGTGGTGGAACGGGTCTGGGACGCCGCCTACCGCGAGCTGGGCGAGGACGCCGCCCGCCTCTACCGGCTGCTCGGGCAGGCGCCGGGCCGCTCGTTCACCGCCGAGACCGCCACCGCCCTGCTCGGCCGCGGGCGGGACGCGGCCGACGACGCCCTCGAAGAACTGGAGGCGGCGGGGCTGCTGGACGGCAGGCGTGAACGGATGCGCATGCCCGATCTGTTGCGCGCGCACGCCGCGCGATGCGCCGCGCGCACCGGCGACGACGGCGGTGAACGGGAGCGGACCGAGGCGCTGCGGCGCTGCGTGCGCTGGTTCCTGCGCCAGGCGCAGCGCGCCGACCTCGCCGCGGCCGGCCCGCGCCTGACCCTCGCGCCCGAGGCACCGGAGCTGCCGGGCGCCCCCGACGTGGAGTTCGGGCCCGGCGCGCCGGGAGCGGGCGGGCCGCCCGCGGACCCGAAGGGCAGCGGCCACCGGTGGCTTGAGGCCGAACGCCACACGCTGCACGCGTGCGTGCGCCTGGCCCACCGGCTCGGCCTCGACGCCGAGGCGTGGGCGCTGTGCGAGCCGTTGTGGACCCACTTCCTCGACCACCCGCGCCACGCCGAGGCGATCGAGACCTTCCGCGTCGGCGTCCTGGCGGCCTCCCGGGCCGAGGACCTGCCGGCCCTGGTGCGCATGCGCTGCCAGCTGGCCCGCCCGCTGTGGGAGCACGGCGGGCACGAGGCGGCGGAACGGGAGCTGGCCGCGGCGGCGGTGGCCGCCGACGCGCTCGGCGCGTCGGAGCGCGACCGCAAACTCGCCGCGTCCACGCGCGAGTTCCGCGGCATGCTGCACGCCGCGCGCGGCCGGTGGGAGGCCGCGGCGGCGGACTACGAGGAGGCCAGGCGGCTGCACGCCGGCATCCCCAACCCGTACGGCGTGCTGCTGCTGACCTACCGCCTGGGCGAGGCGGTCGCCGCGCTCGGCGACCTGCCGCGCGCCGTCGCGTTGCTCACCGAAGCGCACTCCGCGGCGCGCGACATGGGGCGCGAACGCATGACCGCGCGCACCGGCTTCGCGCTGGGCACGGCCCTGGCCGGTCTCGGCCGGGCGGCCGAGGCGCACGCGCTGTACACGGCGGCCCTGGCCTCCGCGCGGCGGCGCGGCTCGGGCCACGACGAGGCGCGCGTCCTCGACGCCCTCGCCCATCTCGCCGAGAACGCCGGCCGCCCCGCGGAGGCGCACGAGCACCGGGAGGCCGCACGCGCGGTCCGCGTCCGCCACGGAGCGCTCACCCCGCAGGACTGA
- the aztD gene encoding zinc metallochaperone AztD yields MSQRHRPRGAALCAAALTAALTVSACGSDDSSDDAAGEPSPSASAAAVTDPLVITYDGGLHVLDGETLDVAADIPLSGFNRVNPAGDDRHVLVSASGGFRVLDAVGAELTEEEFSAPEPGHVVRHAGRTVLFADGTGEVTAFDPTELGDGLPETEQYTAAAPHHGVAVETEAGELVVTLGTAEERNGIAVLDENREEVLRSEECPGVHGEATAQGDTVVVGCEDGALVYRDGEITKVQSPTEYGRIGNQAGSEESPIVLGDYKQDPDAELERPEQVALIDTTTGGLELVDLGTSYTFRSLARGPHGEALVLGTDGAIHVIDPESAEVTGTVPVLDAWEEPLEWQQPRPALFVRDHTAYVTDPAAREIHAVDIETGEVRATGSLPNVPNEISGVVAG; encoded by the coding sequence ATGTCCCAACGGCACCGGCCCCGCGGCGCCGCGCTCTGCGCCGCCGCCCTCACCGCCGCCCTCACCGTGAGCGCCTGCGGCTCGGACGACTCGTCGGACGACGCGGCGGGCGAGCCGTCGCCCTCGGCGTCGGCCGCCGCCGTCACCGACCCGCTCGTCATCACCTACGACGGCGGCCTGCACGTCCTGGACGGCGAGACCCTCGACGTCGCGGCCGACATCCCGCTCAGCGGCTTCAACCGCGTCAACCCCGCGGGCGACGACCGGCACGTGCTGGTCTCGGCCTCGGGCGGGTTCCGCGTCCTGGACGCCGTCGGCGCCGAACTCACCGAGGAGGAGTTTTCCGCCCCCGAGCCCGGCCACGTCGTCCGGCACGCCGGCCGCACCGTGCTGTTCGCCGACGGCACGGGCGAGGTCACGGCCTTCGACCCCACGGAACTCGGCGACGGGCTCCCCGAGACCGAGCAGTACACGGCCGCGGCGCCGCACCACGGCGTCGCCGTCGAGACGGAGGCCGGCGAACTCGTCGTCACCCTCGGCACCGCGGAGGAGCGCAACGGCATCGCCGTCCTCGACGAGAACCGGGAGGAGGTCCTGCGCAGCGAGGAGTGCCCGGGCGTCCACGGCGAGGCCACGGCCCAGGGCGACACGGTCGTCGTCGGCTGCGAGGACGGCGCCCTGGTGTACCGCGACGGCGAGATCACCAAGGTGCAGAGCCCCACCGAGTACGGCCGCATCGGCAACCAGGCGGGTTCCGAGGAATCGCCCATCGTACTCGGCGACTACAAGCAGGACCCCGACGCCGAGCTCGAACGGCCGGAGCAGGTCGCGCTCATCGACACGACCACCGGCGGCCTCGAACTCGTCGACCTGGGCACGAGCTACACGTTCCGCTCGCTGGCCCGCGGCCCGCACGGCGAGGCACTCGTGCTGGGCACGGACGGCGCCATCCACGTCATCGACCCGGAATCGGCCGAGGTGACCGGCACCGTGCCCGTGCTCGACGCGTGGGAGGAGCCGCTGGAGTGGCAGCAGCCGCGCCCCGCGCTCTTCGTGCGCGACCACACCGCCTACGTCACCGACCCCGCCGCGCGGGAGATCCACGCGGTCGACATCGAGACGGGCGAGGTGCGCGCCACCGGGTCGCTGCCCAACGTGCCCAACGAGATCAGCGGGGTCGTCGCCGGCTGA
- the aztC gene encoding zinc ABC transporter substrate-binding protein AztC, producing the protein MACAAVPLLLTGCAAGEEDRGSVVVTTNILGDVTREIVGDQAEVTVLMPPGADPHSFGVSARQAAGIERAGLVVHNGLGLEEGIARHVDAAEGQDVPTLAVGEGVDPLPYTSDAMEGQPDPHFWTDVERMEAAVQLISDAVVEHVPGVDEAAVRENTEDYLGELAELDTWMTERFAEIPEERRDLVTNHHVFGYLADRHDFHVVGAVIPSGTTLASPSASDLDSLAGAIREHDVPAVFADSSQPDRLAEVLAEEAGLDVEVVALHSESLTDEGGGAATYAEMMRANTDAIVDALAPAAR; encoded by the coding sequence GTGGCCTGCGCCGCCGTTCCGCTGCTGCTCACCGGCTGCGCCGCCGGGGAGGAGGACCGGGGGAGCGTCGTCGTCACCACCAACATCCTCGGCGACGTCACCCGCGAGATCGTCGGCGACCAGGCCGAGGTGACGGTCCTGATGCCGCCGGGCGCCGACCCGCACTCCTTCGGGGTGTCCGCCCGGCAGGCCGCCGGGATCGAACGCGCCGGACTCGTCGTCCACAACGGGCTCGGGCTTGAGGAGGGCATCGCGCGGCACGTCGACGCGGCCGAGGGGCAGGACGTGCCCACCCTCGCCGTCGGCGAGGGCGTCGACCCGCTCCCCTACACCTCGGACGCCATGGAGGGGCAGCCGGACCCGCACTTCTGGACCGATGTCGAACGCATGGAAGCCGCCGTCCAGTTGATCTCGGACGCGGTCGTCGAGCACGTCCCGGGCGTCGACGAGGCGGCGGTCCGCGAGAACACCGAGGACTACCTGGGCGAGCTGGCCGAACTCGACACGTGGATGACGGAGCGGTTCGCGGAGATCCCCGAGGAGCGCCGCGACCTGGTCACCAACCACCACGTGTTCGGCTATCTCGCGGACCGGCACGACTTCCACGTCGTCGGCGCCGTCATCCCCAGCGGAACGACACTCGCCTCGCCGAGCGCCTCCGACCTCGACTCCCTCGCGGGCGCCATCCGCGAGCACGACGTGCCCGCCGTCTTCGCCGACTCCTCCCAGCCGGACCGCCTCGCCGAGGTCCTGGCCGAGGAGGCGGGGCTCGACGTCGAGGTGGTCGCCCTGCACTCGGAGTCGCTGACCGACGAGGGCGGAGGCGCCGCCACCTACGCGGAGATGATGCGCGCCAACACCGACGCCATCGTCGACGCGCTGGCCCCCGCCGCCCGCTGA
- the aztB gene encoding zinc ABC transporter permease AztB yields MEWLFEPFEVSFVQRALWGGVLVSLICAPVGTWVVLRGTAFLGDAMAHGMLPGVALASLLGGSLVLGAAASAATMALGVAALTRFPRLSGDTSIGLLFVGMLSAGVIIVSHSESFAVDLTAFLFGDVLAVRPQDLRNLALALAVVVAVSALGHRAFTALAFDPRKAGTLGLRPGAAHATLLGLMTLAIVASFHVVGTLLVLGLLIAPPAAAALWAGRIPLVMLGAAAVGTVSTVLGLVISWHAGTAAGATIAAVAVTAFFLAAGAAALRDLRRGPTAAAHETTMEREVEHAS; encoded by the coding sequence ATGGAGTGGTTGTTCGAGCCGTTCGAGGTGTCCTTCGTGCAGCGGGCGCTGTGGGGCGGCGTTCTGGTGTCCCTCATCTGCGCCCCCGTCGGCACGTGGGTCGTGCTGCGCGGGACGGCGTTCCTCGGTGACGCCATGGCGCACGGCATGCTGCCCGGCGTCGCCCTCGCCTCGCTGCTCGGCGGCAGCCTCGTCCTCGGGGCCGCGGCCAGCGCGGCGACGATGGCGCTCGGGGTCGCGGCGCTCACGCGCTTCCCCCGGCTCTCCGGCGACACGAGCATCGGCCTGCTGTTCGTCGGCATGCTCTCCGCGGGCGTCATCATCGTGTCGCACTCGGAGTCCTTCGCGGTCGACCTCACCGCGTTCCTCTTCGGGGACGTGCTCGCGGTCCGCCCGCAGGACCTGCGCAACCTCGCGCTCGCGCTCGCCGTCGTCGTGGCCGTCTCCGCGCTGGGGCACCGGGCGTTCACGGCCCTCGCGTTCGACCCGCGCAAGGCGGGCACCCTGGGCCTGCGGCCCGGCGCGGCACACGCGACGCTGCTCGGCCTGATGACGCTGGCCATCGTGGCCTCGTTCCACGTGGTCGGGACCCTGCTCGTCCTCGGCCTGCTGATCGCGCCGCCCGCGGCGGCGGCCCTGTGGGCCGGGCGCATCCCGCTGGTCATGCTCGGAGCCGCCGCCGTCGGCACCGTCTCGACCGTGCTCGGCCTCGTCATCTCCTGGCACGCGGGCACCGCCGCGGGCGCCACCATCGCGGCGGTCGCCGTGACCGCCTTCTTCCTCGCGGCCGGGGCCGCCGCGCTGCGGGACCTGCGGCGCGGCCCCACGGCCGCCGCACACGAAACCACCATGGAACGGGAAGTCGAGCACGCATCGTGA
- the aztA gene encoding zinc ABC transporter ATP-binding protein AztA has translation MRDSEQPPIDLRAVSAGYAGRPVLRDLTAHLPHARVTALVGPNGAGKSTLLSVLAGVLAPLAGSVTGLGPGRPALVVQRSSVPDTLPLTVREAVGMGRWADLGLWRRRTARDRELVEDAMARLGITDLAGRQLGSLSGGQRQRVLVAQALAQRPGLLLLDEPTSGLDQDAHTRIADVLDAAGAEGVTVVHATHDMDLALRADHCLLLGRGRLLAAGAPDQVLTSRDMHVAWGLPAAAGTRTAPAGPPGPAGG, from the coding sequence ATGCGCGACTCAGAACAGCCCCCGATCGATCTGCGCGCGGTGTCCGCCGGTTACGCCGGCCGGCCCGTCCTGCGCGACCTCACCGCGCACCTGCCGCACGCCCGCGTGACCGCCCTGGTGGGCCCGAACGGGGCCGGCAAGTCCACCCTGCTCTCGGTGCTCGCCGGCGTCCTCGCCCCGCTGGCCGGCAGCGTCACGGGCCTCGGGCCCGGGCGCCCGGCGCTGGTCGTGCAGCGCAGCTCCGTTCCCGACACGCTCCCGCTGACCGTGCGGGAGGCCGTCGGCATGGGGCGCTGGGCCGACCTGGGGCTCTGGCGCCGCCGGACGGCGCGCGACCGGGAACTCGTCGAGGACGCCATGGCCAGGCTCGGCATCACGGACCTGGCGGGGCGTCAACTCGGGTCGCTCTCCGGGGGGCAGCGCCAGCGCGTCCTCGTGGCGCAGGCGCTCGCGCAGCGCCCCGGGCTGCTCCTGCTGGACGAGCCGACGTCGGGGCTCGACCAGGACGCGCACACGCGCATCGCCGACGTGCTCGACGCGGCGGGCGCCGAGGGCGTCACCGTGGTCCACGCGACCCACGACATGGACCTGGCCCTGCGGGCCGACCACTGCCTCCTCCTCGGGCGCGGCCGGCTCCTGGCCGCCGGCGCCCCTGACCAGGTGCTGACCTCGCGGGACATGCACGTGGCCTGGGGCCTGCCCGCCGCCGCGGGGACCAGGACCGCGCCCGCGGGGCCGCCCGGCCCCGCGGGCGGGTGA
- a CDS encoding serine/threonine-protein kinase — protein MEALLPGDPPAIGPYRLLGRLGAGGMGQVFLGRSQGGRMVAVKVVHQELAREPDFRRRFRAEVAAARRVGGLWTAPVLDSDTESAVPWVATGYVAGVPLRQLVDAWHGPLAEHAVWALALGLAQALTEIHGNGLIHRDLKPSNVMVTLEGPKVIDFGIARAVDASSVTRTGAMVGSPGYMPPEQIRGEELTGAADVFALGAVLAYAATGFDPFSWDGAQMHTVLYRVMYEAPQLGPERGRLTGELRAFVTRCLAKEAGARPALAEIVPLAEDRAGTEFWLPAALAARLGRHAADLLALDGPGAVDVAAAAWGPGPSDRPAPLGRPLGNTPPRYGDQTTYASDPSLPATPPAPAAPPRRGARSALWAAALGALALAVAVPLIVLNTGGGGGERRPDAAGETAGQGGDADPAGAPLSHLVPEDVREAGGLTVHVASESQPVLFVEDGEPVGFEIDLAWAVGRRLGVHVDFSLAGDSENAARAAVREGGDAAAHIAMAGYPDTPEEREALGVDLVNHYSDGWAVLSGDPERAGLFDELCGMTLATYEGEFMEGMVREHTADCPEPVEVLPLPTRDAMGEAIAAGEADAAVVLYSQIAYWAGRHPESGLSVGYPDEQRGLRGIAVPRGQDELREAVAAAVGELVRDGTYAELLDRWHISEAAIDWPTVNAGS, from the coding sequence GTGGAGGCGCTGCTGCCCGGGGACCCGCCGGCGATCGGCCCGTACCGACTGCTCGGGCGGCTGGGCGCGGGGGGCATGGGGCAGGTCTTCCTGGGGCGTTCGCAGGGCGGGCGGATGGTCGCGGTCAAGGTCGTGCACCAAGAACTGGCCCGGGAGCCGGACTTCAGGCGCCGGTTCCGCGCGGAGGTCGCGGCGGCCCGGCGGGTCGGCGGCCTGTGGACGGCCCCCGTGCTCGACAGCGACACCGAATCGGCCGTCCCCTGGGTCGCCACCGGCTACGTGGCGGGCGTTCCCCTGCGGCAGCTCGTGGACGCGTGGCACGGGCCCCTGGCCGAGCACGCGGTGTGGGCGCTCGCGCTCGGCCTCGCGCAGGCACTCACCGAGATCCACGGCAACGGGCTGATCCACCGGGACCTCAAGCCCTCGAACGTGATGGTGACGCTCGAAGGGCCCAAGGTCATCGACTTCGGCATCGCGCGCGCCGTGGACGCCAGTTCGGTGACGCGCACCGGCGCCATGGTCGGCTCGCCCGGCTACATGCCCCCCGAGCAGATCAGGGGTGAGGAGCTGACCGGCGCGGCGGACGTGTTCGCGCTGGGCGCGGTGCTCGCCTACGCCGCGACCGGCTTCGACCCGTTCTCCTGGGACGGCGCCCAAATGCACACCGTGCTCTACCGGGTGATGTACGAGGCGCCCCAACTCGGCCCCGAGCGCGGCCGGCTGACCGGCGAACTGCGCGCGTTCGTGACCCGCTGCCTGGCCAAGGAGGCCGGCGCCCGCCCGGCCCTGGCCGAGATCGTGCCGCTGGCCGAGGACCGGGCCGGTACGGAGTTCTGGCTGCCCGCCGCGCTGGCGGCCCGGCTGGGCCGCCACGCCGCCGACCTGCTGGCCCTCGACGGCCCCGGCGCCGTCGACGTGGCCGCCGCGGCCTGGGGGCCCGGTCCCTCGGACCGGCCCGCGCCGCTCGGCCGGCCGCTCGGGAACACGCCACCCCGGTACGGGGACCAGACCACGTACGCGTCCGACCCTTCCCTGCCGGCGACCCCGCCCGCGCCGGCCGCGCCACCGCGGCGCGGCGCCCGTTCCGCGCTGTGGGCGGCGGCCCTGGGCGCCCTCGCGCTCGCCGTGGCCGTTCCGCTGATCGTGCTGAACACCGGTGGCGGGGGAGGGGAGCGGCGGCCGGACGCCGCGGGTGAGACGGCCGGGCAGGGCGGGGACGCGGATCCGGCCGGAGCGCCGCTGTCCCACCTCGTGCCCGAGGACGTGCGCGAGGCGGGGGGCCTCACCGTGCACGTGGCGTCGGAGTCGCAGCCGGTGCTCTTCGTCGAGGACGGCGAACCGGTCGGTTTCGAGATCGATCTCGCGTGGGCCGTCGGGAGACGGCTGGGCGTCCATGTCGACTTCTCACTGGCCGGCGATTCCGAGAACGCCGCACGGGCGGCGGTCAGGGAGGGCGGGGACGCCGCCGCGCACATCGCGATGGCGGGGTACCCCGACACCCCGGAGGAACGGGAGGCCCTGGGCGTGGACCTCGTGAACCACTACTCGGACGGCTGGGCCGTGCTCAGCGGGGACCCGGAGCGCGCGGGACTGTTCGACGAACTGTGCGGCATGACGCTGGCCACCTACGAGGGGGAGTTCATGGAGGGCATGGTGCGCGAGCACACCGCCGACTGCCCCGAGCCCGTCGAGGTCCTGCCCCTGCCCACGCGCGACGCGATGGGCGAGGCGATCGCGGCCGGGGAGGCCGATGCCGCCGTGGTGCTCTACTCCCAGATCGCCTACTGGGCGGGGCGGCACCCCGAGAGCGGGCTGAGCGTGGGGTACCCGGACGAGCAGCGCGGCCTGCGGGGCATCGCCGTGCCGCGCGGGCAGGACGAGCTGCGCGAGGCCGTCGCCGCGGCCGTCGGCGAGCTGGTGCGGGACGGCACCTACGCGGAACTGCTCGACCGCTGGCACATCTCCGAGGCCGCCATCGACTGGCCCACGGTGAACGCCGGCAGCTGA
- a CDS encoding MFS transporter — translation MSGAAAPVRQEGGGTPPARATAREWAGLAVLVLPMLMLSTDLTVLFFALPTLSADLDANAAESLWIVHVYGFLIAGCLVTMGRLGDRVGPRRLLLFGSTAFAALSVAAAFATSPTMLIVVRALLGVAGATLMPSLFSLLKTMFRDDGQRRMAIAIMFSAFSVGGAIGPLIGGLLLEVFWWGSVFLINVPPMLLLLSAGPRLLPESGERARARLDVASVALSVSGTLALVYGLQELAAGQETGTGSVWPNLAVAAIGLGVLGVFVRRQRELRDPLFDLALLADRRVAAALATLLLVGVGMVGTFYLLTQYLQWSGGLTPLAAGLWTLPYIVVNIAGALLAPMLAARARPAVVVAYGLAVTVAGAVLVALVAVADAALPVVAAAASVIGLGQGMAMALISDLIITSAPEGRTGSVAAVQEVGGELGTALGVAAGGAIGTVVYRATLSGAMPPGVPEPDAEAARSSVHAGVDTAEGLAVHGPALHDAVQEAVANGLRVYAGVGALLVAAGLVLVAVFLVGRVGGSARRA, via the coding sequence ATGAGCGGGGCAGCCGCGCCCGTGCGGCAGGAGGGCGGCGGGACGCCCCCGGCGCGGGCCACCGCGCGCGAGTGGGCCGGACTCGCCGTCCTGGTGCTGCCCATGCTGATGCTGTCGACCGACCTGACCGTGCTGTTCTTCGCCCTGCCCACGCTCAGCGCGGACCTCGACGCGAACGCGGCCGAGTCGTTGTGGATCGTGCACGTCTACGGGTTCCTGATCGCGGGCTGCCTGGTGACCATGGGCCGGCTCGGGGACCGCGTCGGGCCCAGGCGCCTGCTGCTGTTCGGCTCGACGGCGTTCGCGGCGCTCTCGGTCGCCGCCGCCTTCGCCACCTCGCCCACGATGCTCATCGTCGTGCGCGCCCTGCTCGGCGTCGCGGGCGCCACCTTGATGCCGTCGCTCTTCTCGCTGCTGAAGACGATGTTCCGCGACGACGGCCAGCGCCGCATGGCCATCGCCATCATGTTCAGCGCGTTCTCCGTCGGCGGTGCGATCGGGCCGCTGATCGGCGGCCTGCTGCTCGAAGTCTTCTGGTGGGGCTCGGTGTTCCTCATCAACGTGCCCCCGATGCTGCTCCTCCTGTCCGCCGGCCCCCGACTGCTGCCCGAGAGCGGCGAGCGGGCGCGTGCGCGCCTCGACGTGGCCAGCGTCGCGCTGTCCGTGTCCGGCACGCTCGCGCTGGTCTACGGGTTGCAGGAACTGGCCGCCGGCCAGGAGACCGGCACCGGCTCGGTCTGGCCAAACCTCGCGGTCGCCGCCATCGGCCTCGGGGTCCTCGGCGTCTTCGTGCGCAGGCAACGGGAGCTGCGCGACCCGCTGTTCGACCTCGCCCTGCTCGCCGACCGGCGGGTGGCCGCCGCCCTGGCCACGCTGCTGCTCGTGGGCGTCGGCATGGTCGGCACGTTCTACCTGTTGACGCAGTACCTCCAGTGGAGCGGCGGCCTTACGCCCCTGGCGGCCGGGCTGTGGACGCTGCCGTACATCGTGGTGAACATCGCGGGAGCCCTGCTCGCCCCCATGCTCGCCGCGCGTGCGCGCCCCGCGGTGGTCGTCGCCTACGGGCTCGCCGTCACGGTGGCGGGCGCGGTGCTCGTCGCCCTGGTCGCGGTGGCGGACGCGGCCCTGCCCGTGGTGGCCGCCGCGGCCTCGGTCATCGGGCTCGGCCAGGGCATGGCGATGGCGCTGATCAGCGATCTCATCATCACGAGCGCGCCGGAGGGGCGGACGGGTTCCGTCGCGGCGGTCCAGGAGGTGGGCGGGGAACTGGGCACGGCGCTCGGGGTCGCGGCGGGCGGCGCGATCGGCACGGTCGTCTACCGCGCCACGCTCTCAGGCGCCATGCCCCCCGGGGTGCCCGAGCCGGACGCGGAGGCCGCGCGGTCCAGCGTGCACGCGGGCGTCGACACGGCCGAGGGGCTCGCCGTGCACGGTCCCGCCCTGCACGACGCCGTTCAGGAGGCGGTGGCGAACGGCCTGCGCGTCTACGCCGGAGTCGGCGCCCTCCTGGTCGCCGCCGGGCTCGTCCTGGTCGCCGTCTTCCTCGTGGGGCGCGTCGGTGGCTCCGCCCGGCGCGCGTAG
- a CDS encoding TetR/AcrR family transcriptional regulator, whose amino-acid sequence MSNRRGATGRGGGGRPRDPQIDHAVLTAALEVLDEAGYAGLSLEEVARRAGTSRPAIYRRWSGRAPLALAAIASRLDVPSPPDTGCTLCDLGESFNVFLAAYRTIRPDVLSSLYAECAPDPRLRARYLETVVEPSRRAVGSTLDRAVARGDLRAGTDREQLLDIVGALVHYRALFGPRHLTDAEAERAIEVLLRGAAVDYAALVAHSEALEQEHRGAADAQHVHLESERPAPR is encoded by the coding sequence ATGTCCAACCGGCGCGGTGCCACCGGGCGGGGCGGCGGCGGACGGCCCCGGGACCCGCAGATCGACCACGCCGTGCTCACGGCGGCCCTTGAGGTGCTCGACGAGGCGGGCTACGCCGGCCTGAGCCTCGAAGAGGTCGCGCGGCGCGCCGGGACCTCGCGGCCGGCGATCTACCGCCGCTGGTCGGGGCGCGCCCCGCTGGCGCTCGCCGCGATCGCGAGCCGCCTCGACGTGCCGTCCCCGCCGGACACCGGCTGCACCCTGTGCGACCTCGGCGAGAGCTTCAACGTGTTCCTCGCCGCCTACCGCACGATCCGGCCGGACGTGCTCAGCAGCCTCTACGCCGAGTGCGCCCCCGACCCGCGGCTGCGGGCGCGTTACCTGGAGACCGTGGTCGAGCCGTCCCGCCGGGCGGTCGGCAGCACGCTCGACCGGGCCGTGGCGCGCGGGGACCTGCGGGCCGGCACGGACCGGGAGCAGCTGCTCGACATCGTCGGGGCGCTCGTGCACTACCGCGCCCTGTTCGGTCCCCGGCACCTCACCGACGCCGAGGCCGAACGGGCCATCGAGGTCCTGCTGCGCGGCGCGGCCGTGGACTACGCGGCACTGGTGGCCCACAGCGAAGCGCTCGAACAGGAGCACCGCGGCGCGGCCGACGCCCAGCACGTGCACCTGGAGTCCGAGCGGCCCGCCCCCCGCTGA